In one window of Stigmatopora argus isolate UIUO_Sarg chromosome 19, RoL_Sarg_1.0, whole genome shotgun sequence DNA:
- the LOC144064686 gene encoding alpha-2-HS-glycoprotein-like — MMLIMSRCIFALLGLCVLAFSSLVAQQLSPDVTCSEESVMAAANRAVQHINKHHKHGFKFKLQEVQNSKYQQFTGGCHIDVNVKLVQTKCHFTNPKPHQECEASQRDERGAMATCSVEFWVMWGMAKITKYDCTTRPARSNHEIQMLCPSCRKLLPLNDPTGVKAVQQAVRLFNQMSERQSYFTLLEVACLTSWNEVSIGTITWLKFALVETMCPRETKNTLTCTPRCPHRAVHVFCQTAYYNTHNQVGELDCEVYPPKNLKQLPEGEAEPVCGPLFHQSPEACVCKAKLKNPELSIHHICPFPLK; from the exons ATGATGTTAATAATGTCGCGGTGCATATTTGCTCTTCTGGGTTTGTGTGTGCTGGCTTTTTCTAGCCTGGTTGCGCAACAGCTGTCACCTGATGTCACTTGCAGTGAGGAAAGTGTGATGGCAGCGGCAAACCGTGCCGTACAACACATCAACAAGCATCACAAGCATGGCTTTAAGTTCAAGCTGCAGGAGGTCCAGAACAGCAAATATCAACAG TTTACTGGTGGCTGCCACATTGATGTGAATGTGAAGCTGGTGCAGACCAAATGTCATTTCACCAACCCCAAACCTCACCAGGAATGCGAAGCGTCGCAAAGGGATGAGAGG GGTGCAATGGCCACCTGCAGTGTAGAGTTTTGGGTCATGTGGGGTATGGCCAAAATCACCAAATATGACTGCACCACCAGACCAG CACGCAGCAATCATGAAATCCAGATGCTTTGCCCTTCCTGCCGTAAGTTGTTACCTCTGAATGACCCAACTGGGGTGAAGGCAGTGCAGCAGGCGGTACGCCTCTTTAACCAGATGAGCGAACGCCAAAGTTACTTTACCCTGTTGGAAGTGGCTTGTCTGACTAGTTGG AATGAGGTGTCCATTGGCACCATTACCTGGCTTAAGTTTGCCCTAGTGGAGACCATGTGCCCCAGAGAGACAAAGAACACTCTTACTTGTACACCTCGCTGCCCTCACAGAGCT GTTCATGTCTTTTGCCAAACTGCCTACTACAACACACATAACCAAGTAGGAGAACTGGATTGTGAAGTATATCCACCAAAA AATTTGAAGCAATTGCCTGAGGGTGAGGCAGAACCTGTATGTGGGCCCCTGTTCCATCAGAGTCCAGAAGCTTGTGTTTGCAAGGCAAAGCTGAAAAATCCAGAATTGTCAATCCACCACATTTGTCCTTTCCCGCTTAAGTGA
- the LOC144064713 gene encoding alpha-2-HS-glycoprotein-like — protein MCQLCIEHNLIQVVVMMMSGHLFGLLLLCVLVISSLVAKELSPDVNCSEESVTVAANRAVQHINKHHKHGFKFKLQEVQNSKYQQFTGGCHIDVNVKLVQTKCHFTNPKPHQECEVWQMDQRGAMATCSIEFWVMWDMAKITKYDCTTRPERTNDEIQTICPACPKLLPLDDPTGLKAVEQAVRLFNQMSKRQSYFALLEVARLTSWSEVTIGTITWLKFALVETMCPRETRNTLTCTLRCPNRAHHVFCQTAYYNAHNQVGELNCEVYPPKNSSPLPKGEAEPVCGPPFHQSPEACVCKTKLQKPELSIHHICPFPLQ, from the exons ATGTGTCAATTGTGTATTGAGCATAACTTGATACAAGTGGTTGTCATGATGATGTCAGGGCACCTTTTTGGCCTTCTTCTCTTGTGTGTGCTTGTTATTTCAAGCCTGGTTGCCAAAGAGTTGTCACCTGACGTCAATTGCAGCGAAGAGAGTGTGACAGTGGCGGCAAACCGTGCtgtccaacacatcaacaaacaTCACAAGCATGGCTTTAAATTCAAGCTGCAGGAGGTCCAGAACAGCAAATATCAACAG TTTACTGGTGGCTGCCACATTGATGTGAATGTGAAACTGGTGCAGACCAAATGTCATTTCACCAACCCCAAACCTCACCAGGAATGCGAAGTGTGGCAAATGGATCAGCGG GGTGCAATGGCCACCTGCAGTATTGAGTTTTGGGTCATGTGGGATATGGCCAAAATCACCAAATATGACTGCACCACCAGACCAG AGCGCACCAATGATGAAATTCAGACTATTTGTCCTGCCTGCCCTAAGTTGTTACCTCTGGATGACCCAACTGGACTGAAAGCAGTGGAGCAGGCAGTTCGCCTCTTTAACCAGATGAGCAAACGCCAAAGTTACTTTGCTCTTTTGGAAGTGGCTCGTCTGACTAGTTGG AGCGAGGTGACCATTGGCACCATTACCTGGCTTAAGTTTGCCCTAGTGGAGACCATGTGCCCAAGAGAGACCAGGAACACTCTGACCTGTACACTTCGCTGTCCTAACAGAGCT CATCATGTCTTCTGCCAAACTGCCTACTACAATGCTCACAATCAAGTGGGAGAACTGAATTGTGAAGTTTATCCACCAAAA AATTCATCACCATTGCCTAAGGGTGAAGCAGAACCTGTATGTGGGCCCCCGTTCCACCAAAGTCCAGAAGCTTGTGTTTGCAAGACAAAGCTGCAAAAGCCAGAATTGTCCATCCACCACATTTGTCCTTTCCCACTTCAGTGA